Proteins found in one Artemia franciscana chromosome 13, ASM3288406v1, whole genome shotgun sequence genomic segment:
- the LOC136034286 gene encoding protein patched homolog 1-like encodes MTLPGRFMEEENFGGKGQFVLTIFCLIVSLAASIWGLTKVQDGLDLTEVVPRTSPENGYLKAQNKYLGFHIMHAVTQGNFEYPTNQKLLHEYHEAFMRVSKIIKNDDGGLPEFWLSRFREWLLGLQRSFDRDWTTGCITRDQWFQNASDEGFLAYKLLVQTGHVDYPVDKSLVTQVRLVDSEGVINPKAFYNYLSAWIGNDAIAYSESQAMLKPEPRQFIHDARDVELRIPKLSPIIYAQLPFYLKHLVSTEDMVETIQETRAVCKKFEEKGLPNYPRGIPFTFWEQYINLRRYLLLALGSILGAILTILTILLFNLWAALVVVFVLFVIIIELVGLMGLLGIKLSAIPAVLLIVAVGLGVDFAAHILIGFITSIGNRNRRVGIAVKNMMAPIVDGAVSTILGIAMLAFSEFDFIVKYFFYILCLLILLGVFNGLVLLPVILSIMGPPGEVLTIFCLIVSLAASIWGLTKVQDGLDLTEVVPRTSPEHGYLKAQNKYLGFHIMHAVTQGNFEYPTNQKLLHEYHEAFMRVSKIIKNDDGGLPEFWLSRFREWLLGLQRSFDRDWTTGCITRDQWFQNASDEGFLAYKLLVQTGHVDYPVDKSLVTQVRLVDSEGVINPKAFYNYLSAWIGNDAIAYSESQAMLKPEPRQFIHDARDVELRIPKLSPIIYAQLPFYLKHLVSTEDMVETIQETRAVCKKFEEKGLPNYPRGIPFTFWEQYINLRRYLLLALGSILGAILTILTILLFNLWAALVVVFVLFVIIIELVGLMGLLGIKLSAIPAVLLIVAVGLGVDFAAHILIGFITSIGNRNRRVGIAVKNMMAPIVDGAVSTILVL; translated from the exons ATGACATTGCCAGGTCGTTTtatggaagaagaaaattttggtGGAAAAGGGCAATTT GTGTTGACAATTTTCTGCTTGATTGTTTCACTAGCTGCGAGTATTTGGGGGCTGACTAAAGTCCAAGATGGACTAGACTTAACAGAAGTAGTTCCTCGGACATCACCTGAAAATGGATATCTTAAAGCCCAGAACAAATATTTAGGATTCCATATTATGCATGCTGTCACACAGGGAAATTTCGAGTACCCAACAAATCAGAAGCTGCTTCATGAATACCATGAAGCATTTATGCGCGTTTCAAAGATAATTAAGAATGACGACGGAGGATTGCCAGAATTTTGGCTAAGTCGATTCAGAGAGTGGCTCTTGG GTCTCCAGAGATCATTTGACCGCGATTGGACAACTGGCTGTATCACCCGTGATCAATGGTTCCAAAACGCCTCTGATGAGGGTTTCCTGGCTTACAAATTGTTGGTTCAAACTGGTCATGTGGACTATCCAGTTGATAAGTCATTGGTTACGCAAGTTCGTTTGGTTGACAGTGAGGGTGTAATAAATCCAAAagcattttataattatttaagtgCTTGGATCGGAAATGATGCCATAGCTTACAGTGAATCACAGGCTATGTTGAAGCCAGAACCTAGACAGTTTATTCACGATGCCAGAGATGTAGAACTCAGA atcCCAAAATTATCTCCGATTATTTATGCCCAGCTACCCTTCTACCTGAAACACTTAGTTAGCACAGAAGACATGGTAGAAACTATCCAAGAAACACGTGCAGTATGCAAGAAATTCGAAGAGAAAGGACTTCCCAACTACCCTCGCGGAATTCCCTTTACTTTCTGGGAGCAATATATTAACCTGCGTCGTTACCTCTTACTTGCGTTGGGTAGTATACTTGGTGCCATATTGACTATACTgacaattttgttgtttaacCTGTGGGCAGCTTTAGTAGTTGTTTTCGTgctatttgtgataataattgAACTGGTTGGACTTATGGGACTTTTGGGTATAAAACTCAGTGCAATACCCGCAGTTTTATTGATTGTTGCTGTTGGACTTGGCGTGGATTTTGCTGCTCATATATTGATC ggtTTCATCACAAGTATTGGCAATAGGAATCGTCGAGTTGGTATAGCAGTGAAGAATATGATGGCCCCGATTGTAGATGGTGCAGTTTCTACTATCCTTGGGATTGCTATGTTGGCATTTTCTGAATTTGACTTCATTGTTAA GTATTTCTTCTATATTCTTTGCCTGTTGATATTGTTGGGTGTTTTCAATGGATTGGTTTTGCTTCCAGTAATCCTGTCAATTATGGGACCCCCCGGAGag GTGTTGACAATTTTCTGCTTGATTGTTTCACTAGCTGCGAGTATTTGGGGGCTGACTAAAGTCCAAGATGGACTAGACTTAACAGAAGTAGTTCCTCGGACATCACCTGAACATGGATATCTTAAAGCCCAGAACAAATATTTAGGATTCCATATTATGCATGCTGTCACACAGGGAAATTTCGAGTACCCAACAAATCAGAAGCTGCTTCATGAATACCATGAAGCATTTATGCGCGTTTCAAAGATAATTAAGAATGACGACGGAGGATTGCCAGAATTTTGGCTAAGTCGATTCAGAGAGTGGCTCTTGG GTCTCCAGAGATCATTTGACCGCGATTGGACAACTGGCTGTATCACCCGTGATCAATGGTTCCAAAACGCCTCTGATGAGGGTTTCCTGGCTTACAAATTGTTGGTTCAAACTGGTCATGTGGACTATCCAGTTGATAAGTCATTGGTTACGCAAGTTCGTTTGGTTGACAGTGAGGGTGTAATAAATCCAAAagcattttataattatttaagtgCTTGGATCGGAAATGATGCCATAGCTTACAGTGAATCACAGGCTATGTTGAAGCCAGAACCTAGACAGTTTATTCACGATGCCAGAGATGTAGAACTCAGA atcCCAAAATTATCTCCGATTATTTATGCCCAGCTACCCTTCTACCTGAAACACTTAGTTAGCACAGAAGACATGGTAGAAACTATCCAAGAAACACGTGCAGTATGCAAGAAATTCGAAGAGAAAGGACTTCCCAACTACCCTCGCGGAATTCCCTTTACTTTCTGGGAGCAATATATTAACCTGCGTCGTTACCTCTTACTTGCGTTGGGTAGTATACTTGGTGCCATATTGACTATACTgacaattttgttgtttaacCTGTGGGCAGCTTTAGTAGTTGTTTTCGTgctatttgtgataataattgAACTGGTTGGACTTATGGGACTTTTGGGTATAAAACTCAGTGCAATACCCGCAGTTTTATTGATTGTTGCTGTTGGACTTGGCGTGGATTTTGCTGCTCATATATTGATC ggtTTCATCACAAGTATTGGCAATAGGAATCGTCGAGTTGGTATAGCAGTGAAGAATATGATGGCCCCGATTGTAGATGGTGCAGTTTCTACTATCCTTGTTCTGTAA